Genomic window (Acropora muricata isolate sample 2 chromosome 11, ASM3666990v1, whole genome shotgun sequence):
TCCTTCAACGTATAAAACAAAGATCCTTTCCCCCTCATAATATAATATAGAGTTACAtgtaaaagacaagaaaaacacATACAAACTCACATACATAAACAGATAATCTATCATTTACCAGACGTGTATTCTACCTCTTCTTGGTATTATACGAAGTTTTTCATAATGTTTCCATAATAGGGGAGGTTCTTGGTCTCTTCTCCTCTGTAGATTTGGCCATTTATGATTAGTTTGTCGAAGTTGAAGAAAGCCCTTTTCTGTTCGCGTTTCACTTGTTTTAAAACTGGATAGAGAGTTTTATGAATCTCTTCAACCTCTCTCGGAAAGTCGTCCGAAATTCCAATCTTAGTTCCCTTTAGGTTCTTGTAAAAGGAGCGGACAAATTCCTTATTCTGATAGTGACTAAATCTAACAATTACTGGTCTTGGACCACGACTTTGCGATCTTTGACTTGATGGTTTCACCGGAATTCTATGCACCCTTTCGAAGCGAATGGCGTCAACATCGTTTTGAGGAATTCGCAGTTTAGCAACAAATAGATTTCTAACCTGTTCTTCGGTGTTTTCGTCAGATACTTCTTTGATGTTGTAGATTTTTATATTTTCGCGCCTTGTGTAGGCCTCCAATTTAATATTTCTCCGCTTCAAAACTTCAATGTCAGTATCAAAGGAATTCATATCCTCACCGTTTTCTTTAACTGTCGTGGAAGTTTCAGCCATTTCTGCTTTTAAGCTGATGATCTCTCTCCCGGCAAATTCTAGTGACTCTTTGAGATCTTTAAGTTCTCCTTTTAGCTCACCTATTTCTTTCTTGAGTGATTCAATTTCGCCGCATACTGCGAGAACTTTGTCTAATTTAGCGTTCATTTCGTCGAGGCGAGCCGAAGTTGAGCGCCCGGATGCCATGAGGTCTTCTTCATCTGTTTGAGATCCACCATCTCTGAGTCTTTTACGACCTTCTCCGCGCTTGGAATCGGAGGCTTTTCCTTCTTTATCATTTCCCATATATTCTTCGTTAAGTTCTTCTTCAGTTCTTAATCCATGAAGGGTTTGAAAGCTGCTAAATTTAGAGAAACATCTCTGTAGGTGACGGA
Coding sequences:
- the LOC136890630 gene encoding tropomyosin alpha-1 chain-like, with translation MGNDKEGKASDSKRGEGRKRLRDGGSQTDEEDLMASGRSTSARLDEMNAKLDKVLAVCGEIESLKKEIGELKGELKDLKESLEFAGREIISLKAEMAETSTTVKENGEDMNSFDTDIEVLKRRNIKLEAYTRRENIKIYNIKEVSDENTEEQVRNLFVAKLRIPQNDVDAIRFERVHRIPVKPSSQRSQSRGPRPVIVRFSHYQNKEFVRSFYKNLKGTKIGISDDFPREVEEIHKTLYPVLKQVKREQKRAFFNFDKLIINGQIYRGEETKNLPYYGNIMKNFV